One genomic window of Hemitrygon akajei chromosome 1, sHemAka1.3, whole genome shotgun sequence includes the following:
- the LOC140735289 gene encoding uncharacterized protein isoform X2: MSEPRAPRFSDAALKVLVEQDKLAHKPRNPACSGERPASIQATTQMEQEALDIVEIYSRRSIENGEAGGQVPQDISHYLGLSGREMEEDHLTKDALPSAPSYQYNTELNTSVVRDGTDGSTRVELFSSSEQDLAMVDRTVQETDDRRASSDSSYTEEHRDLDLSGPAFKRKIFHVHHQLLEALDNLSRSCLTLSESVEESASILCGVLPQGLATLQSTMENVTNTLDATVKPSVRESVSPELASLIEAQTSAIQALTCTISSGLERLGGCIDRGFNHVTELLRSAFPYVSDNVESQSHGHGRVGEANAAVSHSSRVPAPLPCPQFQAPPVTETILQSTLRPPHAQTLRDQRS; this comes from the exons ATGTCCGAGCCAAGGGCGCCGAGGTTCAGTGACGCGGCGCTGAAGGTGTTGGTGGAGCAG GACAAGTTGGCACACAAACCAAGGAATCCGGCTTGCAGTGGGGAACGACCAGCCTCCATTCAAGCCACCACTCAGATGGAGCAGGAAGCTCTGGACATCGTTGAGATTTACAGCAGGAGGAGCATTGAGAATGGCGAGGCAGGAGGCCAAGTACCACAGG ATATATCCCATTATTTGGGCCTATCTGGGCGGGAGATGGAGGAGGATCACCTTACCAAAGATGCATTGCCATCAGCTCCATCCTACCAATACAACACTGAACTCAACACTTCTGTTGTGAGAGATGGGACAGATGGATCAACTCGGGTTGAATTATTCAGTAGTAGTGAGCAAGATCTGGCCATGGTGGATAGGACAGTACAGGAGACAGATGACAGAAGAGCAAGCTCAGATTCGAGCTACACGGAAGAACACAGAGACTTGGATTTGAGTGGCCCAGCATTTAAAAGAAAAATCTTCCATGTTCATCATCAGTTACTTGAGGCTTTAGACAATCTGTCTCGGAGCTGCCTGACGCTGTCAGAGAGTGTAGAGGAGTCGGCTTCCATACTATGTGGTGTTCTGCCACAAGGCCTTGCCACTCTGCAGTCTACCATGGAGAATGTGACCAACACTCTGGATGCTACAGTGAAACCCTCTGTTCGGGAGTCAGTGAGCCCTGAATTGGCATCATTGATTGAGGCTCAGACTAGTGCTATTCAGGCTCTGACCTGCACCATTTCCTCTGGCTTGGAAAGGTTGGGGGGATGTATTGATAGGGGCTTTAACCATGTCACAGAACTCCTACGGTCTGCTTtcccatatgtcagtgataatgttgAATCTCAATCCCATGGTCATGGAAGAGTGGGAGAGGCGAATGCTGCTGTCTCTCATAGCAGTCGTGTGCCTGCTCCCTTGCCCTGCCCTCAATTCCAGGCTCCTCCTGTGACAGAAACAATACTACAGTCAACACTTAGGCCCCCTCATGCTCAAACCCTGAGAGATCAACGATCATGA
- the LOC140735289 gene encoding uncharacterized protein isoform X1, with product MSEPRAPRFSDAALKVLVEQVRAHKEVLFPSDGRKMPRQTLRQAWREVALYVNLKSVTPRTWLQCRKKFNDLTRTARDKLAHKPRNPACSGERPASIQATTQMEQEALDIVEIYSRRSIENGEAGGQVPQDISHYLGLSGREMEEDHLTKDALPSAPSYQYNTELNTSVVRDGTDGSTRVELFSSSEQDLAMVDRTVQETDDRRASSDSSYTEEHRDLDLSGPAFKRKIFHVHHQLLEALDNLSRSCLTLSESVEESASILCGVLPQGLATLQSTMENVTNTLDATVKPSVRESVSPELASLIEAQTSAIQALTCTISSGLERLGGCIDRGFNHVTELLRSAFPYVSDNVESQSHGHGRVGEANAAVSHSSRVPAPLPCPQFQAPPVTETILQSTLRPPHAQTLRDQRS from the exons ATGTCCGAGCCAAGGGCGCCGAGGTTCAGTGACGCGGCGCTGAAGGTGTTGGTGGAGCAGGTGAGGGCCCACAAAGAGGTTCTCTTCCCCTCGGATGGGAGGAAAATGCCTCGGCAGACGCTGCGCCAGGCCTGGAGGGAAGTGGCACTCTATGTCAACCTCAAGAGTGTTACTCCCAGGACCTGGCTGCAGTGCCGCAAGAAGTTCAACGATCTGACCCGCACTGCCAGG GACAAGTTGGCACACAAACCAAGGAATCCGGCTTGCAGTGGGGAACGACCAGCCTCCATTCAAGCCACCACTCAGATGGAGCAGGAAGCTCTGGACATCGTTGAGATTTACAGCAGGAGGAGCATTGAGAATGGCGAGGCAGGAGGCCAAGTACCACAGG ATATATCCCATTATTTGGGCCTATCTGGGCGGGAGATGGAGGAGGATCACCTTACCAAAGATGCATTGCCATCAGCTCCATCCTACCAATACAACACTGAACTCAACACTTCTGTTGTGAGAGATGGGACAGATGGATCAACTCGGGTTGAATTATTCAGTAGTAGTGAGCAAGATCTGGCCATGGTGGATAGGACAGTACAGGAGACAGATGACAGAAGAGCAAGCTCAGATTCGAGCTACACGGAAGAACACAGAGACTTGGATTTGAGTGGCCCAGCATTTAAAAGAAAAATCTTCCATGTTCATCATCAGTTACTTGAGGCTTTAGACAATCTGTCTCGGAGCTGCCTGACGCTGTCAGAGAGTGTAGAGGAGTCGGCTTCCATACTATGTGGTGTTCTGCCACAAGGCCTTGCCACTCTGCAGTCTACCATGGAGAATGTGACCAACACTCTGGATGCTACAGTGAAACCCTCTGTTCGGGAGTCAGTGAGCCCTGAATTGGCATCATTGATTGAGGCTCAGACTAGTGCTATTCAGGCTCTGACCTGCACCATTTCCTCTGGCTTGGAAAGGTTGGGGGGATGTATTGATAGGGGCTTTAACCATGTCACAGAACTCCTACGGTCTGCTTtcccatatgtcagtgataatgttgAATCTCAATCCCATGGTCATGGAAGAGTGGGAGAGGCGAATGCTGCTGTCTCTCATAGCAGTCGTGTGCCTGCTCCCTTGCCCTGCCCTCAATTCCAGGCTCCTCCTGTGACAGAAACAATACTACAGTCAACACTTAGGCCCCCTCATGCTCAAACCCTGAGAGATCAACGATCATGA